GCCGATATGGCGATATCTAAATTGCTACTGTACAACAACTTTCCAAAATCACAACTTTTTGGCGACTGAGGCATTTTCACAAACACTTGGAGTGCACCTTAAAATTGAAGTATGGTTTCAGTAAAAGGAAGTATCTGAGACAAAACATGAGTATCAAAGATCAGAATGAATTGAATTACCTGATTTAACAGCAGTTGATGCGAAAGAACGATACGAGCAAGTTGAGGAATGAAACGCACTGAAGTTACGAAACGTGATAATAAGCAAAGCGGAACTTTCTGGGTTCGCTGCTTTTCGAAAGATTTGAGACGCTAAAGTTTTGGAAAAGGAACAGTTGGTCATCAGCAATTTCAAGTTTCGTACGAGGTATGCCATGGATGTTCTTCAACCTTTCTCTCTGTGAAATTGTTTCTAAGATTGGACCACTTGACCAGTGACAAACGAATCATTTAAAACCTGACCCGTATGCTTGGTGGGTGAGACTGAGTTCTAAGTTCTGAGGTCCGACCCGTAGGTATACCGAGTTCAGGCATGGGTGTGTCGGGTTGTAATTTTCCAACCCAGCCCAACTAACGCAACACAGTCTTGCCACAACCTACCCGAAAGTTCGAAACTCTAACCCACTCAACTTGGCCCATATAACACATCGTCTAGATTTTCCATTTGCATGCTACTCCTTCCCTATCTTTTAGGAGTTACATGTTGACCGATATAGATTAAGAAAtgcaatttgatttttttaatcaCTTAGGAGTGACCCTCGTCGGAGGGGCTCTTAAGTTATTTCTTCTtacctttataaaaaaaatgatttttttaataACTAATTTAGAGACTACACCGCACGGTtactactaaaataatttattattttaagagtAACTAAATAAAAGACGATATTAGGAAAATGTGAAAataaaaaggatatatgaaaaagtaaaaaattcaaagttgtgtaaaaaaacattcaaatgaACTATAAATTTGTATATTACAATACAAAGTTAAGTATTATAGTGGTGTACTTGTATTTAGATCGACCTAAAATAGTTAACCTAACTCGAATGATTGAcccaagactaattttcgaaaagacccgacTATAACCGAGTCGGTCAAATGCAACATAGTTTGAATTGAGTGTAATTTTGATAAATGGACTTCAAATGTTGGTCTACTTACcatctattattattattattattattattattattattattattattattattattattattattattattaacaatCGTAcataccatgtattatattattaacaatagactaacattagaagtccattcatcaatattatttaaatttgttgtcaacttaaaattttataataatacaaaaataaaatcatatcataaaggaaaaaataatgttgATGCAGCtatcctccaataatatattatgtagTAACATTTATGGTAATTGAGTTatatttttctttcattttctatcttagtttcctaaaaaaaagtaatgtaattttttttttaaaataaaaaaattattttggcgggaaaatcaGCCCCatgaagtgacatgtgtcatcctGGTGTTTGTTTTAATATAATGtacatttttcatgatttaatgTTTGTCCATTTTTATTAGATATTAATCAATGATATTTATTTGCCTTGTGATGTTGTCTTAAGCATTTTGTTTCGCATTTGACTCTCTAAACGGGTTTTAATTTGGTGATTTCCTACGAAATTACTTGTTCACGAGCGAGCTGCGAGACCTCTACATAAAAAACATCAGACATCTCTAAGAGAAGTACGCCTTAGACACGTTGATCACCTTACAAGATAAGATGTTATTTCTCATTCAACGTCAAGCCGTCAACACTAACGTTGGACTATTTTTCTctctacaaaataaaatttaacatTTATGCGAGTGGCCGAGTGGGTAGTGCAGTAGTATagtaggattcgtttaaattTGTTAAATGTTTTGTGGGGTTACCAATTTAATATTGCTATTGCATATGTGCTTAATTTTGTTGTTcttatttttttgtgaaataaaTCTTATGGTTTTGCAGCTTATATATGGTTTTGCATGCATGGCCACTACAATATCATCCGATTCGACCATGCAATGAGTTTTGTTGTAAGTTGTAAACTCTTTTGTTAATGTAAGTTTattctatgtcaaaaaaaaaaaaatacaatatcATCCGATCCGACCATGTAGTTGTTCTAGTTTATACGGAATTGATttatcggttttttcatgaaatacccccgagttttgaagAAATTTACCAAATGCCCTTCGACTTTCCATAATACATAAAGTACCTCTATTTCAATACTTAATGTACCAAGTACCCTACAATGACATCATCAACCCTTAATCAACTCAATTAAGACCTAATTAACCCATTAACCCCTAACTaaccaacattttttttttcttttctcccacCCCTTTCCTCCTTTCCTGGCCTTTCCTCCATGGCAGCCTAGCTCACTACCATGGCcaccctttttctctctcctctcctctgcCAACAATCTTATATCTCCTTTCGCCCGACACCACTGCAAACCGCCACCAATATTTCTTCCCTCCTTTCTCCGCCCTCTTCCCAGATCCCCGATTGACCACCTCCACCAATATGCCGGCCTTCACTTTCTTTATTTTGAGAGTCTGACTTGCGACGGAGGGCCTTTTCTTTGtggtaattttttttagggaatATTTGAGATAATTCTTGTTGGCAGGCATTGCTTAATTTGTTAATTGAATTGaggatttttcgatttttttaaacttcaatttaattttatctttgaatttgtTCAATTTGTTCATATATTTACACCCCAGAATCACGACTAATAAAACCTTCAAATCAATCTGCTGATTAATACTAACCGACAAGTTAAAATTGTTGATTTGGGGGGTAGTCGGATTCTTGCACAAACCATAGATCCATGTAATTCGAGTGTGGGGACAATTTTATACATGATCCCAAGGACGATTAATACAGATTTGAATCAAGGGATGTATGATGGATATGTAGGGGATATTTGGAGTTTTGGGGTTAGTGTGTTGGAGTTTTATTTAGGGAGGTTTTGTTCAGTATTGGGCGACAAGGAGATTGGGCTAGCTTGATGTGTGCAATTTGTATGAGTTCTCCACCGGAGCCGCCGCCTTCAGCTTCAAAGGAGTTTATAAGGTGTTGCTTGCAGACAGGGTAGATTTCTCCGGGGTGGAGAAAGGATGGAAGAAATATGTTTGGTGGTGTCGGTTTACAGTAATGTCGGGCGGAAGGAGATATAAGAGTATTGGCAGAGGAGGTGGTGGTTGGTGGGAGTGATGTAGAGTAGAggaaaggagaggagaggagaggagagagaaaaagggtgGTCATGGTGGTGAGCTAGGCTACCATGGAGGAAAGGCCAAGGAAGAAGGAAGGGGTgggagagaaagaaaaaaagaaaaatgttgGTTAATTAGGGATTAGTGGGTCAATTAGGCGTTAATTGAGTTGATTAAGGGTTGATGACGTCACTAGGGGTACTTGGTACattaagtattgaaataggggtattttatgtattttgGAAAGTCGAGggacatttggtgaatttcttcaaaactcgggggtatttcacgAAAAATCCGTTGATTTATCAATTTTCTTACAACGTTAGTAGCTAGTAGTACTAACAATTAAGGCTTGAAAGCAACTAccataaataaatatatgccGAATTGAATTGGCTAGGCCGGTACGTTACATGCATGAGCTATAAAAGGATCATCTTTTTCATGCATGATAATTCTATTTCATATGAAAGATTGGACAAGGCTTATGCGTCTGATACTTGGTTCCAGGGTTATCCAGACGCAGCTCTTGTTCACCAACCCATTCTGCTATCTGATCATGCAGCTATAATTTTATTGTACTGATTGTGTACCTAGATCCTCTAGGCCGTATCGGGTTGATAATTGGTGTTTACAGGCAAAAGAGGTGGTGGACTTCATCTCTGCCACTTGGGCTAATCAGTTTTTAGGCTCTCCAATGTTTATTGTTGCGACTAAATTATGTGTGATTCGGAGGTTTTTGATGGCCTGGTGCGTTAAGAATAAGCGTTTCTGGGGTATTGACTGGAGGCAGTTAGCTTCAGTTGTTGCTAATGCGGCTTCAGGCCTGGCTCCGGGTCCATCAGCTGCCTTATTCATCAACACAAGGGATGAATATGTGGCTCGAGCAGAGGCCGCATTTATGTATTGGAAACAACGTTCTAAGATTAAGTGGGATGCCTTTGGGGATTGCCATTCGAAATTGTTGTTTGCTTCTGTGCAAGCTAGGAAGCGCAAGAACCGTATTCTTAGCCTTCAGGACTCTTCGGGTCGTTGGATTTCCTCAGGTCAGGGGCTTAGGGGTCTAATTTTGGACTTCTACTCCGACCTTTTTCGGGTTCATGATCCTTTTGAACCTCTCACTTATGATTGGGATTCGCTGCATTTACCAGGAATTTCCGAGTCTGACAAAGAGGTGTTAATGGTCCCTTTTTTACCTGCTGACATTCGTTCAGCCATGTTTGACATTGGGGATTCCAAATCTCCTGGTCCGGATGGGTTTTCGTCGGCTTTTTTTAAGAAGCACTGGAATATTGTTGGGGACCAGGTCGTGTCGGCGGTTCAGTATTTCTTTGCGCATGGTCATATGCTAAAAGACTGGAATCGTTCCTTTCTTGTGCTTATTCCGAAGATTGATCGCCCTCATCTCGTATCTCAGTTCCGTCCTATTGGGTTGTGTAATGTCATTTATAAATGCATTGCTAAATGCATTACTCACCGTCTGCGTTCGGTCCTTCCGTCCTTAATCTCGGATACCCAGAATGCTTTTGTTCCAGGTCGTCTTATGTCAGAAGAGTGTTTGATTGCTCATGAACTTATATCGTATGTTAATGCTGCAAAAGCTAAAAGGCGTTTTTTCGCAGTTCTCAAGCTAGATATGAACAAGGCTTATGATAGAGTAAGGTGGGAGTTCCTGTTTCAAGCTCTCCGAGCGTTTGGGTTTCCTCCGTACTGGGTAAACATTATCCGTCAATGTGTGACTTCGGTTTCGTATCAGGTCCTAGTGAATGGGGAGCCGTCTGTGTCTTTTCAGCCTCGGTGTGGTCTCCGGCAAGGGGACCCTTTATCTCCgtatctttttgttctttttatggAGGTTTTGTCAGCTTTGCTTAGACAGGCGGAGTCCCGAAAGATTATTCAAGGTATTTCTATTGCCAGAGGTGCCCCACCTGTTTCTCATCTTTTCTTTGCGGATGATTCCCTGTTATTCTTTAGGGTGTCTCCTAAAGTGTGTGACGATGTTCTTGATCTTCTTTCGGGGTTCAGCAGCATTTCGGGTCAGGTTATTAACTATCAGAAGTCTTTCGTCAAATTCAGTCCGAACACTCCATCGGATTACCGGGATTACTTAGCTTCTTCGTTACGCCTGGGCCAAAGGGCTTCGTTAGGGCCTTATCTGGGGGTGCCTGTGGATTTAGGAAGGTCGAAGTGTTCTTCTTTCTATGACCTTGTGGATAAGATCGCGCGTCGTCTAGCTAATTTTGGTTCGTTGCACCTGTCTTCGGCGGCTAAGTTGGTGGTTATTAATTCAGTTTTGATTGCTTCTATTACTCATGTGCTTTCGGTTTTTAAGATTCCTCAGTCGATTTGTGACCGTATTGATCGTCTTTGTCTGAGGTTCTGGTGGAGAACGTCTAAGGCTTCTCGGGGTATCTCCTTGATTTCGGCTGCAACGGTTCATTTGCCTAAGGGTATGGGAGGCTTGGGAATTCGGAATATAAGAATGTTTAATCAGGCTTTGTTGGCCAAGTCAGCTTGGAGGATGGTGCATAATCCGCAACTCTTGGTCTCGCGCATGTTCAAAGCTAGATATCCTGCCTTGTCTCTTCGGAATGGTAATCCTAGAGTTTCTCGGCCTTCTTGGGGTTTCAGGAGTTTAGCTCAGGGTTTTCAGGTGCTAGGATTGGGTATAGCTTGGAAGCCGGGGTTGGGCACTAAGGTTCGTATTCTCGAGGATGTTTGGGTCTCAAAGGATTTGGTTAAGTTCAAACCGAGTGCCAATTGGTTGGGtaatcctgaaggaaataatgcccttggtccaagtatgcattctatgttaagtctaataaatgcggttcagtattaattaacaagttaataattcagtgagatcaagtgagctgaatgcctagctagaggccgcttcagttcaagtggaattaatgatattaatccacagcttactcttgactgaacccgtagggtcacacaaatagtacgtaaacggatcaagtatttaatggcattaaatactccatctatgaatattcggaaccgacggatcttggtttcagtgggagctaagatcgtcacaggcaagaaatgaatactccggaaacgatgatattgccggaaacggaaatatggatcgtatcggaaatatgaatattatccaagtcgtagatgttgccggaaacggaaacatggtacgtatcggaaaatattattggaaatggaaatattaccagaatcggaaatattgccggaaacggaaatattgtcagaatcggaaatattaccggaatcggaaaataattccggaaacggaaatattaaatatttgttcgaaacggaaattaattccggaatcggaaatattaaatatt
This Spinacia oleracea cultivar Varoflay chromosome 6, BTI_SOV_V1, whole genome shotgun sequence DNA region includes the following protein-coding sequences:
- the LOC110777487 gene encoding uncharacterized protein, whose amino-acid sequence is MSSPPEPPPSASKEFIRCCLQTGSSRPYRVDNWCLQAKEVVDFISATWANQFLGSPMFIVATKLCVIRRFLMAWCVKNKRFWGIDWRQLASVVANAASGLAPGPSAALFINTRDEYVARAEAAFMYWKQRSKIKWDAFGDCHSKLLFASVQARKRKNRILSLQDSSGRWISSGQGLRGLILDFYSDLFRVHDPFEPLTYDWDSLHLPGISESDKEVLMVPFLPADIRSAMFDIGDSKSPGPDGFSSAFFKKHWNIVGDQVVSAVQYFFAHGHMLKDWNRSFLVLIPKIDRPHLVSQFRPIGLCNVIYKCIAKCITHRLRSVLPSLISDTQNAFVPGRLMSEECLIAHELISYVNAAKAKRRFFAVLKLDMNKAYDRVRWEFLFQALRAFGFPPYWVNIIRQCVTSVSYQVLVNGEPSVSFQPRCGLRQGDPLSPYLFVLFMEVLSALLRQAESRKIIQGISIARGAPPVSHLFFADDSLLFFRVSPKVCDDVLDLLSGFSSISGQVINYQKSFVKFSPNTPSDYRDYLASSLRLGQRASLGPYLGVPVDLGRSKCSSFYDLVDKIARRLANFGSLHLSSAAKLVVINSVLIASITHVLSVFKIPQSICDRIDRLCLRFWWRTSKASRGISLISAATVHLPKGMGGLGIRNIRMFNQALLAKSAWRMVHNPQLLVSRMFKARYPALSLRNGNPRVSRPSWGFRSLAQGFQVLGLGIAWKPGLGTKDDISIQILALERPSAPMDDFVFWNFSLDGVFSVRSAYAMLLRNNHNVASPASSPFADWWKHLWGLHILPRFKVFIWKLVRQGLPLAATLHQRGMSIDPSCSFCHLDPETSSHLFRDCPVIAHVWTSGPLRTFCPTHSAGLFVDWCVCFVCNILSSPLHNALLDLLGSILWSIWGICNGIRFRNAVWDPGALSVMVQGWESRCMAAQLLRRPILSPHLRKDLIPLKSPAWSSSLISVQDMGFDVCILFDGAWDASSNNAGIGWIIQDPSSLLCIGGGAQACILGSALQAELSACLGAIKMALHKGFSRLMLCSDCAVLVCLLSRDDIAPVAVSWMVQEIRELLRLLSKVSIRKVSRRLIASAHDLATSARERKLLSYRF